DNA from Variovorax sp. V213:
GAGGCGCGGCCGCGGTCGACCGCGCGCTGAGCCTGCTTTCGGCCTTCAAGCCAGGCGACGAGGCGCTGTCGCTCGCGCAGTTCGCCGAGCGCACGCAGCTCTACAAGAGCACGGTGCTGCGCCTCCTGGCGTCGCTCGAACATGCGCGGCTGATCCGCCGGCAGGAGGATGGGCGCTATGCGCTGGGCGCGGAGGTCGCGCGCCTGCATGGCCTGTATGCGGCGTCGCTCTCGCTCGACCGCATCGTGCTGCCGGTGCTGCGGACGCTGGCCGCCGCCACGGGCGAGAGCGCGGCGTACCACGTGCGGCAGGACCAGGGCGCAAGCTGGGTGCGGCTGTGCCAGTTCCGCGTCGATTCATCTCACGTCGTGCGCGACCACGTGCGCGCGGGCGACCTGCTGCCCAACGACCGGGGTGCGGGGGCGCGCGTGCTGATCGCCTTCGGCCCGGAGGCCGGGCGGCCACGGGGCGGCAAGGAACGCAAGCTGTACGACACCATCCGCGCGCAGGGCTTCTGTGCATTGGTGGGCGACCGCACCGCCGAGCTGGCGGGAATTTCGGCGCCGGTATTCCATGCCGACGGCCGCCTGGCTGCGGCGCTCACGCTGACGATGCCCACGCACCGCTACGACGAGCGCCACATCGAGCCGGTGCGCATCGCGGCACGCGAACTCAGC
Protein-coding regions in this window:
- a CDS encoding IclR family transcriptional regulator, whose amino-acid sequence is MPRKAQTESVSDRDAAPGGAAAVDRALSLLSAFKPGDEALSLAQFAERTQLYKSTVLRLLASLEHARLIRRQEDGRYALGAEVARLHGLYAASLSLDRIVLPVLRTLAAATGESAAYHVRQDQGASWVRLCQFRVDSSHVVRDHVRAGDLLPNDRGAGARVLIAFGPEAGRPRGGKERKLYDTIRAQGFCALVGDRTAELAGISAPVFHADGRLAAALTLTMPTHRYDERHIEPVRIAARELSGVI